The Candidatus Bathyarchaeota archaeon genome has a segment encoding these proteins:
- a CDS encoding peroxiredoxin gives MEEKIEEKKPLLRLGETVPDFEAVTTHGKIKLSDFKGKWVILFSHPADFTPVCTTEFIAFAKIHDELVKRNVQLIGLSIDSVYSHIAWVRRIKEKLGVEIPFPVIADIDMKVANLFGMLHPGESSTHTVRCVFVIDPEMKLRAMIYYPLNVGRNMDEILRLIDALQTADKYKVALPANWRPSDSVIVPPPSTQEAAEKRLQEGYECIDWFLCKKKLP, from the coding sequence ATGGAAGAGAAAATTGAAGAAAAGAAGCCATTGCTAAGGTTGGGAGAAACAGTTCCTGATTTTGAAGCGGTTACAACACACGGGAAAATAAAGCTTTCAGACTTTAAGGGAAAATGGGTAATTCTATTTTCGCATCCAGCGGACTTCACGCCGGTATGCACAACAGAATTTATCGCATTCGCAAAAATCCACGATGAACTAGTAAAGAGAAATGTCCAATTAATAGGTTTAAGCATAGACAGTGTCTATTCCCACATAGCATGGGTAAGAAGGATAAAAGAAAAACTCGGCGTAGAAATACCATTTCCAGTTATAGCTGACATAGACATGAAAGTAGCAAACCTTTTCGGAATGCTACATCCAGGTGAAAGCAGCACCCACACAGTAAGATGCGTATTCGTAATCGATCCAGAAATGAAACTTAGAGCCATGATATACTATCCATTAAACGTTGGAAGAAACATGGACGAAATACTCAGACTAATTGATGCATTACAGACAGCAGACAAATATAAAGTCGCTTTACCAGCAAATTGGCGTCCAAGCGATTCGGTAATAGTTCCGCCACCAAGTACGCAGGAAGCAGCAGAAAAACGTCTACAAGAAGGCTACGAGTGTATAGACTGGTTCTTGTGCAAAAAGAAACTCCCATAA
- a CDS encoding Lrp/AsnC family transcriptional regulator has product MDEMDMKILKMLEADGRMPFTEIAEKLKVSESTVRKRVLSLQRRGVIKKFTIKVDPSKIGMKTIAVVGVDVDPPKLLEVTQKLCDFKETKWVATSTGDHMIMTEIWTRDGRELTKLISEKIGTIEGVKKVCPAIILEKLKD; this is encoded by the coding sequence TTGGATGAAATGGACATGAAAATACTTAAAATGTTAGAAGCAGACGGCCGAATGCCCTTCACGGAAATAGCTGAAAAACTCAAAGTAAGCGAATCAACGGTGAGAAAGAGAGTTTTATCCCTGCAGAGAAGGGGCGTAATAAAGAAGTTTACAATTAAGGTTGACCCTTCAAAAATTGGTATGAAAACGATAGCTGTTGTAGGTGTGGATGTTGACCCGCCTAAACTGCTTGAAGTAACGCAAAAACTCTGTGATTTTAAGGAAACAAAGTGGGTTGCAACTTCCACTGGAGACCATATGATAATGACTGAAATATGGACAAGGGATGGGAGGGAGCTAACCAAGCTAATATCTGAGAAAATTGGGACAATAGAGGGTGTGAAGAAAGTTTGTCCCGCAATAATTCTGGAAAAATTAAAAGATTAA
- a CDS encoding FprA family A-type flavoprotein, producing the protein MTKIELTNNIYWVGVIDWNIRDFHGYTTKRGTTYNAYLIIDKKTALIDTVKYSFSNELIEKVSEIVNLEKIDYIIINHVEMDHSSSLLEIIKYARNAEIVATQRGKDGLIKHYGVGLNVKTVKTGDELKLGKRTLRFIEAPMLHWPDSMFTYVVEDGILMPNDAFGQHLASSQRFDDEVDESILMEEATKYYANILMPFASLIIRKIQELTKMRIPINMIAPSHGVIWRSNPSKIVKAYLDWSKGIQKNKVVIVYDTMWGSTDKMARAIAEGVAKHGVNVKFFKLRDSDTSEIVAEILDAKAVIVGSPTLNNSMFPSVSAFLTYITGLKPKGKIWAFFGSYGWGGGAVKKMVEIARNAGFEIYEPTLEVKYVPTEDELESCFKFGEEIAEKYVQTVDSKTACLS; encoded by the coding sequence ATGACAAAAATTGAATTAACTAATAATATTTACTGGGTTGGAGTAATAGATTGGAATATAAGGGATTTTCACGGTTACACAACTAAACGGGGAACAACATACAACGCATACTTAATTATAGATAAAAAGACAGCGTTAATTGACACCGTAAAATATTCATTTTCAAATGAGCTCATTGAAAAAGTAAGCGAAATTGTAAATCTTGAAAAAATCGACTACATTATAATTAATCATGTTGAAATGGATCATTCAAGTTCTTTACTTGAAATTATAAAATATGCGAGAAATGCGGAAATTGTGGCTACTCAGAGGGGAAAAGATGGATTAATAAAACATTACGGCGTGGGCCTAAATGTGAAAACTGTCAAGACGGGAGATGAGTTAAAACTTGGGAAGAGAACATTGCGGTTCATTGAGGCCCCTATGCTGCATTGGCCAGATAGCATGTTCACGTATGTAGTTGAAGATGGAATACTCATGCCTAACGATGCTTTCGGTCAGCATCTTGCATCTTCCCAACGTTTCGACGACGAAGTTGACGAGAGCATCCTAATGGAGGAAGCTACGAAATATTATGCTAACATATTAATGCCATTTGCATCCTTAATAATTCGAAAAATCCAAGAACTGACTAAGATGCGTATTCCAATAAATATGATTGCACCTAGTCACGGCGTAATTTGGCGTTCAAATCCATCTAAAATTGTTAAGGCCTATTTGGATTGGAGTAAGGGGATTCAGAAAAACAAGGTGGTTATTGTTTATGACACTATGTGGGGAAGCACAGATAAGATGGCTAGGGCGATAGCTGAAGGAGTGGCGAAGCATGGGGTTAATGTTAAATTCTTTAAACTTAGAGATTCAGATACAAGTGAAATTGTAGCTGAAATTCTAGATGCAAAAGCAGTGATTGTAGGTTCTCCAACACTTAATAATTCGATGTTTCCATCGGTAAGCGCCTTTCTAACGTATATAACTGGCCTAAAACCTAAAGGGAAAATCTGGGCTTTCTTCGGCTCCTATGGTTGGGGCGGAGGGGCAGTGAAGAAAATGGTCGAAATTGCACGCAACGCAGGCTTTGAGATTTACGAACCAACTTTAGAAGTTAAGTATGTTCCAACAGAAGATGAACTAGAAAGTTGCTTTAAGTTCGGGGAAGAAATAGCTGAAAAATATGTTCAAACAGTGGATAGTAAAACAGCATGCCTATCCTGA